In Candidatus Woesearchaeota archaeon, a genomic segment contains:
- a CDS encoding 40S ribosomal protein S19, translated as MKVINNNDVIENLAVKLRGSVNPPEWASYVKTGHGKQRPPVRQDWWYVRAAAVLLSVQKLGPVGVSKLSVKYGTRKDNGVNPASSSRASRNVLRKVLQQLESSGLLKQEGVGVHKGRTVTIAGVKLINDASKEALKGKGAKNV; from the coding sequence ATGAAAGTAATAAATAATAATGATGTAATAGAGAATTTGGCTGTTAAGCTTAGGGGTAGTGTTAATCCTCCTGAGTGGGCGTCTTATGTTAAGACGGGTCATGGTAAACAAAGACCTCCTGTTAGGCAGGATTGGTGGTACGTTAGAGCAGCGGCTGTTCTTTTGAGTGTTCAAAAGCTTGGTCCGGTTGGTGTTTCTAAGTTAAGCGTGAAATATGGTACTAGGAAGGATAACGGTGTTAATCCTGCGAGTTCTTCTCGTGCTTCTAGGAACGTTCTTCGTAAGGTTCTTCAACAATTAGAGTCTTCTGGTTTGTTGAAGCAAGAAGGTGTTGGTGTTCATAAGGGGCGAACTGTTACTATTGCTGGAGTTAAATTGATTAATGATGCTTCTAAAGAAGCTCTTAAGGGTAAAGGTGCTAAAAATGTCTAG
- a CDS encoding 60S ribosomal protein L31, whose amino-acid sequence MAKNKVERVYTIPLRQGFIKVPKYYRAKRAVSQIRKFVEKHMKSEDVRIGSVLNEFVWSKGITNPPGKVTVKTVQHDDFVSVELEGYDYKVQKVQTEKTDKPTSFKDKLAAKLKQPSDGSVEEVEEPKEAKKAKSEEVSSVEEAVSEKPVSKTVKKSVKKAVKKSD is encoded by the coding sequence ATGGCTAAAAATAAAGTTGAGAGAGTTTATACTATTCCTTTAAGGCAAGGTTTTATTAAAGTTCCTAAGTATTATAGGGCTAAGAGAGCTGTGAGTCAGATTAGGAAATTCGTGGAGAAGCACATGAAGTCTGAGGATGTTAGGATTGGTTCTGTTCTTAATGAATTTGTTTGGAGTAAAGGTATTACTAATCCTCCGGGTAAAGTGACTGTTAAGACTGTTCAGCATGATGATTTTGTTTCTGTTGAGCTTGAGGGTTATGATTACAAAGTTCAAAAAGTTCAGACTGAGAAAACTGATAAGCCTACTAGTTTCAAGGATAAGTTAGCGGCTAAGCTTAAACAACCTAGTGATGGTTCTGTTGAAGAAGTTGAAGAACCTAAAGAAGCTAAGAAGGCTAAGTCTGAAGAAGTTTCTTCTGTTGAAGAAGCTGTTTCTGAGAAGCCTGTTTCTAAGACTGTTAAGAAGTCTGTTAAGAAAGCGGTTAAGAAGTCTGATTAA